CAGCACGAGGCCTACTGCTTCGTGCCGGAGGCGGGGCTCTCGGGTCACGCGTTGCTGTATTGCTTGATGCGCTTTGTTCTCGGGCAGCTAAACGCGGTGAACGTCGCCGGCCACGAATATCGATATTCTGCATTCCCTCCTCAAGTCCTCGCTCAGGGCTTAGTGTATTGGAGTGGTTTTCAAAACGGATCGACCCTCTTAACCCAAATACTTGTCGTAGTGTTGGATCATTGTAGAGCTCTTCGATGATTTTCGAAACATGGTCCTCAATGGTCTGGCGAAGAAAGTGGTGAAGGTCAAGTTCGGAGCCGACGAGCTGCCGTCGAATGCTTTCTCCCGTTTCTTCCAGGGTATGAAGGGAAGTGAACAGTCTGTCTTCCACAAGTGATGAATCCATCAGCAATCGCCAAATATCCACTTGTTCTTTCGCGAAAGATCCCCAAGCTTTAAGTTTTCTGGGGCGGAGTTTGTTGGTCGCATTTACGGGATCTCCACACGTGGATTTTGTCTTATCCTGCTGAACTCCAAGACCGAGGAAGAGGTGGGTATGGAGACCATCGAGAAATGTGGGCAGGCTGGTTTTTAATGTCCTCTCCCGATCCTCTGCAcgaagacgttgctcctctgcaagaagacgttgctcctctgcacgaagacgttgctcctgtgcaagaagacgttgctcctgtgcaagaagacgttgctcctctgcacgaagacgttgctcctGTGCAAGAAGGCGCCGCAGCTCGTCAAGTTCTGTGGACATTCTGAATCCAAAGTGTTGTGAATGGCATTTTCGAAGGTGCCGGGGTCCTTGTTTACCTTTACTCACGGCTCACGTGATAATTTCACGTGTGCtgtgagattctgtaaggatcgcatggtttctattggatagtgctaaacactgacgtattcggtaagcgagctggccaccccaaccaaaacgcgtccatgaattagatcttagttagttcaactacccaccatgccaccaattcgtactcaatcctctcaaaattcaatggagcaggagggtaggatcctactagctatccaggcttttaagaatcaagaaatctcttcaattcgtgaagtggcgcgccgttttaacgtcccaagatccaccctttctacccgcctaaatggtatacaacaccgcgagatttctcgcgccaactcttataaattgaccgatactgaagaggaatctcttcagaaatgaaTCCTCTCTATGGATTTTCGCGGATCAGCCCCCGGCCCTCTATAGTATAAGAAATGGCAgattagacttccgcaaagttcgaaaagcccgaaacccgacccttttgagagtcgagtcgggtcgggtttcgggcttttcgggcttttcgagcttttcgagctttgcggaagtc
Above is a window of Penicillium digitatum chromosome 2, complete sequence DNA encoding:
- a CDS encoding metalloprotease, whose protein sequence is MRSLQNLTAHVKLSREPMSTELDELRRLLAQEQRLRAEEQRLLAQEQRLLAQEQRLRAEEQRLLAEEQRLRAEDRERTLKTSLPTFLDGLHTHLFLGLGVQQDKTKSTCGDPVNATNKLRPRKLKAWGSFAKEQVDIWRLLMDSSLVEDRLFTSLHTLEETGESIRRQLVGSELDLHHFLRQTIEDHVSKIIEELYNDPTLRQVFGLRGSIRFENHSNTLSPERGLEEGMQNIDIRGRRRSPRLAAREQSASSNTATRDPRAPPPARSSRPRADQFCVYNIPSQSSESVHRIAAYIKEYKSPHKVKLGHIYEGLEDMDIDKVVEQEKNETLKVRFHRAIAGLLVQPYDYMIRAGTEMGVLSTGEADIYLRIGEDPGTLLYHLSVPKGDVGDYTGWDPHSSGPNRLHLTAVGQSLAFTLQALKLRPRNQAWRQQAINSLPRWKVVVADILGSIPDAEVPSSEYRPPRTNGFLRMSPIQLRRKRHNLIMDSCHSIDAQGIHRRPIQRIRQLRKDHQQKTTGATAR